The Malus domestica chromosome 10, GDT2T_hap1 nucleotide sequence tttctccagtTAAAGGGCTTATAACTCTATTAGTTTCCTTGCTTTAATTTCCTCGTCTGTATTGGCGGGCTTAGCTTCGGCTTTTCTTATCATGTGGGTCTTTTCTTGGACTTACAATTGCATTTCTGCTCTGGCTTGGTTAATAAACTATCTTTagaatgaataaaaaaatttgttttatttaccCATAATTCGTTGAAAATGCTCCACAAACAAGTGTAAGGAAAACTATCGTTTTGATTGATAATAGAATGAAAATATAACCGAAATACAATATTAAAAGTTGTTTAAATAGTTTCATGAAACCCTAactaaaggaaataaaaattaaaatatgccTTGACCCACTAATGTCATTATACGACCGAaattcatcatatatcgtggCAAAACAACAAGTCTGATTCATCTCATCGTTCCCTGTCCGTAAAAGTATATTGGATAGAAAACGAACTctaaaaactctaaaacactattCACCACAAAAAACACTATTCGTGTAGAAACTCGCTGTTACGAGCTACTCTTCTAGTCCTACATCACGTTGTCATTCAAtccgttgttttttttttctttttttttctttcaatttgcaTTACGTGCACTGCATTTAACCAATTTTTAATGGCATTATAGTTAGAAGGGACTCCGGCATCATTATTCTTTGGATCACCATCCTGAAAAGCCCCCAAAAGTCCAAGAGTCCCCACAAATAAAAGTGTATTTAGGGTTTCAAATATATTCAGACTCTAATACATATACAAAAGATACATTTACTTAATATACAAGGAAAAAATAAATCTAGGAGATCCTAATCTCACAAATGTAAACCGTTTGACTCACGTCAACATGTGCATTTTCTCGAAAGGACTTCAATTTCTGTTTTGAACGTAAAAGATGTCCAACTCAAATAAAAGTAGTCGTAGATTTCAACTGGGAATTCGTAAGCATCATAGTCACAGTAATAATTTAGGGTGACAATACGAGAAGTCGTAATTATAAAAGCAATATCTTCAGCTGCAGCAGCAGCAAATTCATAGTCTTTAACGGAATCATTCAGAAACATATCATTCTCCATCTGTATTGTAACCAAACAAGCTAGTTCTTAGTATCCTGAAAAGTAAACAGATTGAAAAATAGCCAACCACTCGATCGAAAACATAATCTATGTAGTCACCTTTCCACGATTGAAGTAGAACACTTCACAGTCGTATGATCTGTAAAGCATTCACTACAAAAAGTTCAGCAGATGGACGGTCTCCTAATCAAACTCGCTGTCGGTCAATCGAATTTTAGTAAAATCATCATAGACACCATTCTCATCTGCGAAGCATCAATGCCCATCATAGCAATCATAGTCATCATACCAGTAATCACCAGAAAACCCATATGCTCCCATATCATAACCATGTGGTCCATAAGAATATGATGTAGCAAGAAATTCATAGTCGTCAATGGAATCATTTGGGAGCAGCAAATTTTGAATGCGTTCAACACATCTTTTTCCCAAATCTCCGCTCAGATCAAGATTCAAACAATGGCGCAAATCCAGCGACTCAAGATGTGGACAACAATCAACAATTTCTTTCAATCCCTCATTAGTCAGTTGATTCCCGAAAagttggaggtggtgcaaatcATGCATCCCTCCAGCGCTAGCAACCGAATCGCAATCTGTTATGTGACAAGGAACATTGTCAAACTTATTCAACTCATCGTCtctgtaacatcccatatcgcccaggggagtgatccttaaatgtatattctcatccctacctagcacgaggctttttgggagctcactagcttcggattctgtaggaactccaaagttaagcgagaaggaggccagagcactcccaggatgggtaacccactgggaagttgctcgtgagttcctaaaaactaaatcgtgagggaatggtaagcccaaagcgccCCCCAAGTTCGGGGTGGGGgggccaattttttttatacatcctgtatataaaatataaataaagaaaatgtaaGAAACATCACAATTAGCTCGTTGGTGCAGTGGAAACGGTTTCACTCTGTTTGTATTGGGGTGGGCAGTTTGAAACACCTTGTAGGCAttagtttttgctttttttaaatctttgaaattaaagataaattactctttaaaatttttaaaattacaaGAATCAAAAGGAGTTAAAATAATTCAacaaatattaattttgaatgaatttaaaattttcaactttagaaaaaaaaataacaaaacctcATGTTAGTGGGAGGTTTATGTTtaaattcttatttattttcaaaaatattttaaataaaaattctataaatagaaaaaacttgagtttcttaaataaaaaacatacaaaGGCCTACGTGTGTGACAAGAAGCTAGTGAAATTAATGGCCTCAATCTGtccaaatgcattttttttttcttttgcttttgaaaataacctaaaaaaaataacaaaaaccagAATAATCATAACTTTgtaatcatttttctttcaacttcccAGTCTTTCTATTTCTATTGAATGTTTAAGCAACTATAACTTGGTCCTGAAGATTGTAATTTGAGGTAACCATaactttgaatttaaattttcttttcaataatttatttttaaactagGTTATTCTAAAATTTGATTCGCTAGTGTGTGTTGATTCTAGAAAGAACACAAGAGAACTACTTGGCGTtgttaaattattatattcgtcaatcaagttttattattttttactctCTTGATCATAAAATTGTATTGctcttcactctcaatcttgactgcaaacacttagtgcatTTGCGTCTAAAGACATGTGACATATATATTAAGTAATGTTAgtatatcttttttcttttgatattaatttttattgatattCGATGAAGAAATAGACTTTTTATGTAATTAGTGAATTCTTTTTACTACATACCAATATACAAAGAGTCGGAGGTCCGAGAACTTTAGGGCCCCAATTTGAAGACTCGCCTAGGGCTCCCAAATTCTTAAGGTCGGGCCTGACCACTGGGCATTCATTTTGAATGACTTCAAAAGCTGGAAAGCCCCCGACCACTTCCATTGAATCCCTTGAGAGTCTGCTTAATGAAACCTCAAGCTCCTCTAACAGAGGAAGATTTGGAGCCACTTTACTCAATCCTTCATCTGATAAGTCCCAGCAACACATGAGTCGCAAGCATATGATGCCACGACAACtattgaaattttttagattAGTTAGTTACTTAGACGCACAAAAACAGTACACCCAAAAACAATTTCTACATCGACATATTTAGTCGAAAGGAAATTTCAACATTTTTGTACCAGAAAAGAACACATGATCATGAAACAATTGACAATCTAAAGGGGCTACTGGGCCCTGAGAACACCATCATGAGCAGGGCGAGGGTGAGGAGCATGTTGGCCTTGGCCGGGGGGCCGAAGAGCAAACTAACCACCACGACCACTATGGAAGGGACCACGACCACCACGAGTAGCGCCACCACCACGATGAGGACCGGAACGGCCCCGTCCAACAGCAAGAGCAGTGGGTCCATTTTCGAACACAGTATGGAGCTTTTGACGTCTCTCAGCACCTAAAAGAAGAGCTTCCAGAGCACTGTAAGAAATAGCCTCATCCCGTGCTTGTGCAAAAGTAACGGTGCTTTCAAACGCAGGGCCAacattatttaaaattatagcAACAAGATCAGAATCAGAGACTAGagaactagagagagagagtatcaGCAAGACAATTGATACGGTCAAGAAAATCAGCAATAGGTGAATCACCACGATGGGTACTCATAAGCTCACTACGTAGTTGTAGTAGACGACCAGTAGATTGAGAAGCATATTGTTCACGTAAGCAAGTCGATGCAGAATATGAACTTGTCTTACCAATGAGAGAAGCAAGAACAGTAGGATGAGCGGAACTGTTGATCCACAAAAGCACCATGGCATCTTGCTGAATCCATGCATCCAATGCAGAATTAACGTCATCAGTGAGTGTGCCTTTATCATCCTGCAAGAAAGCAGGAGGACATTTGTTGGTTCCATCGACAAAAAACACCAGATTCCGACTTCGAAGCAAGGGCAACATCTGAGCATGCCATAAGGGATAGTTGGTACGGTCTAACTTTATAGTGAGAAAGTTGGAAGCAttagaaagagaggagagaacaGTGGGGTTGGAGGGACTAGAACTCGACgccattgaaaaaaaattaaagctttTAGTCGTTAGACTTTCAGCTCTGAGATACCATAAAAGAGATTTGAAACTGAAAATATAGGACTCGAATTGTATAAGCTCAACTTGATACTGAGTGAGTGTTCGTTcattcattcatatatatataggattaCAATGGATCAGTTTGTTACATTGAAGAgataaatacaaatatttgaaaGTATATCAGATAGGAGAAAGTTGTGTGGCTGATGGACTGTGGCgcttaggggtgggcacttagaaccgaaaaccgaaaccgaaacacgaaccaaattgAACCGCACCGAACAgtttggttttgtggttttggaacAGTTTcagttttgaaaccgaaccgcaacatagaaaacggtttggtttcggttttggcttttgaaaaccgcacTGAAATTGAACCGCACctcaaatattaataaacatttaattaaatgtccatattaaatttcatgttttaattggttgtttaTTAGAATCCATGCACTTAGTATGGACACAACCACACTaaaatatcatcattcatcagtttctttcgttcattaacttgaaggatctttgttattttataccatcacacacacacacatatatgtacaagggtggaataatcttgttatcaagagtcgaacaatgatctaatgaagtccactcatttgaagcataATATCGCATATTCTAGTATGAAAGTTTCGCTCATGTTTAATGAATTCAATgttattcaacttgttttatgtTATACCTTGTACGGGACACccttttgttgcacaaacatattttaacatcacaactgcatgcaacatgctaattgtttatataACAAATGTTTTTTTCTATTGCTAGCTACTAggaaatgcttattaatatgttaaattgcaaattgtacattttttcttaaaaaccaaaccgaaaccgtttgaaaccgcaccgaatcgaaccaaacggtttgatTTCATcttggttttggcttcaaaaccgcaccaaaccaaaccgcaaaaaattttgatttcggttttggtttcactcaaaaccgcaccgaaccaaactATGCCCACCCTTAGTGGCGCTTCAATGTTGGAGATGAACTCAAACTCGACGAGGGAGAGTCCGTTTGAATGTGTGCTGACTGAGGAATATCTGAAGTGGGCTTATCACTGTATTCATGTGATCTTTTGGGGCGCGTTTGGGACTGCTTATCTGCTCATAACACTTCTACTAATAGTTCTTTTATTAAAAAGAAGTAAAAAGTTTGTACTTCCTGAATaagctcaaaaaggtgtttcTCTCTTCTAATAAGCAAAACTCAAAAGCAGTTTTATGATTTTCTGCCAAACAAAATATAAAGTGCTTTTTCCAAAAGCAATTCCAGTCCACCAGTAAaagtcttttttatttatttatatttggaTTAATATGAGTAAATTATGGATCCAGGTTGAACAACTCAGTAAATACACAAGCATATGTATTTTACAAATTATCACAAACCCAACTTATTAAGTTAGAGAAATTGAAAGCCTTTCAAAAACTTGGGAAATTACCATAGCAAAACATATATCTCACCAACCAAACATTTAACAAGCaacgaaaattaataaaatacttaTCAGTGATATCCTTAAGGAGATCATCGGTGCCGAAGTGTTCGACATTAATATAGACCAGAGTACCGCAGCTGCGATCAACGGCAAGGCGGCACATCTTCTCCAAGTTGTACGGCATCTCATCGAGATCACCGTCATTGTGCATGTCGATGGTGCGACACATGAGAGGCTGGTTCTTGCAGATGTTGCGCCAAGCCATACACACCCTCTGAACGCTCTCCAAAATCTCGATAGCTCCCAGTGGAGACAGTATCAAAACGGTGACGTCCTTTGGAAGTTCCAACCAGTTCCGCCTTTTGCCTCCGGCGGTTCTGGATTTGGATTTAAAATTAAGGCGGAGGATTTTCTTGTCTTTTGCTGTTATGATCCTATATGTCGATCACAATTAGTGATGTAATAGCAGACTAAATATGAGTATTAGGGAGTGATTAGTTATTGTCAGCTGGCAATTTGTTTTAGTGGAAACTTATATATAAGCTCATGCTTTGGATGTAAAAGTTAGATGAGAATTCACACAAaagaaatataaacaaaaacaattcaagagctctgctctctctctcttccttccctcCCCATCTCTATCCTCTATGTTACTTGCAGGTTGATTAAGGGCCTAGAGATTTGGATCTTATCACTTGCCCATCAGGTTTTTCTGCTGTTTTGGTTGCTAGTAAAGTTTGGAATGGTAAAGTAAAGCTGCTGAAGTTTTCTCTCATAATTTCATATATTCATAGCAGATAGTGTCGAAAAGCAGTTCAAAAAGGTAAACGACAAAATTTCACCAATGGTCTTATATTCAGAAAGACTAATATTCAAAACTTTTGTAAATTAATCAGGATCTTTATTTTTGGATTAAATGTGCAATGAACCTTTAACTTTATCCCGAGTTTAATTTTGGTATCTAAACTTTTATATTAGCCTAGAAAGTTTCAAAATAGGGGAATTCTCGGGAAAAATTTTCAAGATTTGCGTAGTATGTGAAAACAAGTTTTTACATACTGTTTTATTGTTGAATGTAAGCTGTTTTGCAGCCTTGAGGTTTCGAAGACAAGACCAGAAAAGGGTTTAAGTTTTACAACGGCTAGTTTTGTTTGAGTTCTAACGGCTAGTTTTTGGACGTGTAGTATGTAGAATTCTAGTCACTTAGAACAAATGTAAGGCTAGGATAAGAACAAGTGAAGGGCTGAGGTTAACAGGTCCAGCTGTTGCCTCCGAGGTAGTGTACCTCTGCAATTCTTGCAGATAAGAATGTTTGTCCGACGATTATGTTTCTATGAATGAAATAACAGTGCAGCAGCAATGTTTTGCTCACTGAAATTCTAGCCAAAAttcccttgttttgtttttgtcttgcATCACAACTTCTGTCTAAAAAATCTGAACtttaacatttattttttcGTAGAAAGTTTCAGAAAGTGTTACGAGTATTTTAGCCATTAGATTTGATTTATACAACTGTTTagatcttttattttcaatttcattcattcatttCCTTATCATTCAATACTACGTGGTACTGAAGAAATTTCCCTAGTGTTGGTCAAACTCAaagttagggttagggttaagcAATCTGAGGCTCCAACTTGTATTTGCGCCGAACCCTGACTTTATATAAACGAATAGATATCTTATAAGTATACTTTTTTGTATTTGTGATTAGGTACATCTGTTATGTGGATCTGTTTATGCCAAAAGAAGAGGTAGAATACAAATTGCGGCGTTAATGGTGCTCAACTTCACATGTATGGGATGTGATTGGGAGATATGATTCCATTATTGGTCAAGAAGGCACGACTAGGGTACAGATATGGTAACATGCTTTTGGGTGGactctttttattattattattattactattattcatattctccctctctctcgctAAACCACAAAATACGTCAGTTATAATTAGGTATCAAATTCGTTATTCATGCGATTTAAAACTAACCCATATTACTTACAAGTAGAAAAAAGTACCACTAAGACTGTAATGTTAATTACATTTAATTATTCTCGAGTCCAAGATCTGCTTTTCTTTTGTACAATCTGTTTGGGTTCTGTTTATTTttctagtttttagtttttctgCATGCAAATTAGCTAGAGAGAGGAAGGGAGCTGATTCTCGTTTATGCAGGTGCAAACAAtaacaaaaggaaaactaattaacTTGACTGCATGGGAAGTGGGAACTACTCCACCCATTTTTTGTGTGATAAGAAGTCAAAGCATCCAATGGCCAAAGAAAATGTCAAACCGTCACCGATAATTCCGCATGATTTACAACCAAGAACCAACAATTCTCCCAACGCCAAAACCAACGAATCGTATCGAATAATAATATTACAGACAGCTTTTGAGGAACGTCAAACAAACAGAAGAAGGAAGGTTTTGCTTTCCAACAGctagagaggagagagagagtgcacaAGCAGTCTCTCTTTTTGGATCTCTCGAAatattttatgttgttagtAAATTATTAGGGCATAATTTTAATCACAACAAACACTAAACAAccttttgattaattaattaattacttctTCTGTTTGATCTTTGAATTATCCTCCACTGTATCATATAGATTCATACTTACATCTTGTATAGTCTGTAGCTTCATTCCGTTCCCCCTGAGGATCGAAGGATCGGTTTTTATCGTGTTTATCTGGTTGAATATGAACCCGATTCGAGCATTTTCATCTCCTGCAGAGTTGCCAGCTTCTTCCACAGCTTCTAAAGAACGCCCAGAAGATCATAGTTTTGATGGTAatctatacatacatacaccttatatgtataattatatgtatgtatgtatatgcagAAGATTGTTGCTGAAGAAATCTTAAATTTTCAATGCTTGTATTTTCTAATCATGAAAACTAAATCACTGCAAAATGACATGTATTGTGTGTTTTTCTAATTTCTGAATTAAGACAACAATTTTTCCTATCTCATTCTTTTGTGAAAAAATCACAATAAAACTTTTGCAAAAAGGATGCAATATGAACTGATTTCTGCGTAATCTTTTTGTTCTTTGGTTAGGCATTGCCACCAATGTGAAGTTATTATTAAAGCTAATCCAAGAGCAAAATGAGGCCTGCACAAAAGACAATGATGACAGGAAGATGCAAAGGGTGGCGGGAATGATGACGATAATTGATGATGTTAAAACCCGGATTCAGAAATCTCAAACCGTTAAGAGGAGAGCAGAGCTCCGGCGATGCAATACAGATCTTAGGCCAAATGTTCCAAGGGACAAAAGGCCTCCGGAGCCAGTAATTGATGAGAAAGAAAGGTTGAGAAGACAGCTTAGCGCAAGCTTGGCAGCGCGAAAGAGCCTAGAAATAATGTGTTCAGGCTTGGGAAAGGAGAACGAGATTATTGCATCGGAGCTTGCGAGAAAGGTTCATGAATTGACTGGGATGGAGGAACATATCAATGATCTTCGAGCGCAAAATGAGATGCTGTTGGCAAAAGTACAAGCTTGTGCAGCAGAGCACAAGGAGAAGAGGTGTGCCGGTGGTGGGGTAGAGATTCATGGGAATGCAGCACTCCAGGAGCGAAACAAGGCACTTTCGGAGCAACTTCTTAAGTCCCTTGATGGGTGTAGATCCTTAAAGAGAAAGATCAAAGACGCACAAAAGGAAAACAATGGGATGCACTCGACCATGGAGGAGATGGGGGTGGAAGTTCAAGAAGGCCTAGAACGAATACGCGCACTCAAGCAAAAGATTGCCACAAGCAATGAGCAAGCAGCAGATATTGAAGAGGAGATCTCAGCATTGGAGCATCTGTTTGAGAGCTTCAGTATGAAGATTTCGAAGCATGGGTCGAAGAAAGGTGAAAGTGCAAAACACAACACTGAGATCGACACTACTTAATTCGCCTCCTGTTGCATGAGAACAAAGGGTGACTAGAAACCAGAAATGCCTGGTCTCTCTACTTTTGCAGTTTTGTCAGTCTGTCTTTCGGTTGCCAAGACACGAAAACAACTAAAATTCTTCGAGTTTATATAATAAACGAGGAAGCAGTTCTAATGTGTCAGAAGTAGAAGTGATTTAGTGATGTTGCATATTTGTTGTTCATGTGCATTTGACTAGTTCAGGTTTCTAGGTTGCATCTACCATGGCCCGAAAGAGTTGTATAATTCTGAGTTTTCTTCTCGTTTCGTTGTTCATCCTGGATAACAATAGTTGATAATGAAGAGATGTATATTTGAATCTGTGTGGAATCgcttattaattttaattctcgCATTCTTTTGTGAAGAAGAGTTTCGGTAACTAGTCAGCAGCTGCATCACACAATTTAACTGCTCAGCACAGATTTGATTCAAGAAATTCCCAAAACTTGGAGTTGTACATTGAAAGGATTAAAAACCACAATTGATTGGAAGCAACGAAGAATTACATAATCATTTATGTTTACGGTTTTGAAATAAGAAACTGGATCTGGAGAAGTTCTAAACATGTACACAACTTCTGCAGTATGTATACTATTTGGAATCAGAGAGATTTTGTAACTTGCAGGCAGCAATGGAGTTCAATACCCATGAGTTGCTTGCTACCTTGGCTCCAGTGGAGGTGGCCAAAGCCTTCGCATCAGCCTGCCTAGTGTTGAAAATTGTACTCTTCTTGCTGCAATGACATTGGTCAGGTAGCTCGAGGCTGTAAATTATGAAGGTTTGACATTTGGGGGAACCGGCTGACAAGGCTTTCGGGCCCTCTGGAACAGGTTTTCTTTGCAAAATCGTTCCTCCAGCAGCTATTACAAGGTCTTGTAAATACCCCTTGTATGAAGGTATGAAGTCTCCCATGAAGTAAAACTTGAACCCCTCAAAAAGTTTTGGTTGCTGCATCCAAAAACAGTTTGTTAAAATTAAGTGTGTAACCTATTTATGTACTGAACAAGATTAACAATGCATATGGTGAAGCCATGAAAATCTTAAGTTTTCGTGATGATAGTTAAACTTGAGGAAAAGCTAACCTTGTTCTGCAGCCTTAGTCTACCAAGTCGAGGACCATCCCTGATTCCATAAATGTCAACGTTGATTTCATAAGGCTCCTCATCAACTAGTTTCATTGCTTCTGTGCAAGCATTAATCCCTGCACAAACAGACGGACAAACACATCTTTGATCCACTCTACGAACTGAAAGCGAGATCTTGCAAAACAATTATCAGTAATGTGAACATGTAAATCAATATCTCATTTCAGCTTCTGTAGTCCATTACAATTGTAAAGTCCAAGTACTTGAGGGAGAACATTTAAAACAGAAACAGTAATACTCACACTCCACACTCAGAATCCACTTCCCCTCCAAGATACCCATCAAAACTTTGAGGGTTCTTCTGCATGCTCCATTTTCATCTGTCGATGCAATAATATGTGTAACACTAGAATCCCAATTCTTCAAAACCGTAAGTCCAGATAATCTTTCAAATCCAGAGACAGATTCCTGCAGTTCAAACCAGCAAGGATTAGTGAAATAATTTAGAACATTTTGATtttgaaaagggaaaaaaaagttaaaaaaaaaggaacaaagaAAGCACTCTAAGCAGCTCTTTTACCCTCTCTGCATTTGTGAGAGATGAACAACAAAGAATCAATTTCTTGGACGATCCAcaaaacttctgatctgggggGATATTGCTGTCTTGTTTAGCAGCAACTTTAGGACGTTCAACATTAGGTTGTCTATattgacaaaaagaaaatattaggTTGTCTAtaatagagaaagaaagaggcACAAATGAGAATCTTAGAAAATCTGAGTTTGCATGAGGTAAACTTTAGATATTCGAGGATAAGTTGTACGTACTTTCTAggattcttcttcctccttgcttGAGATCCAGGGCTTTCATTTGGCAAATTGGAGGAGGCATGAATGGGGCATAACATAACAAAGTTATCCTGATTCAACACAATGGGAATTAGAATACAGCATGGATAATGAAAACATTAAATGGAAATAGCACTTCTTTTTGTTATACATACAGTATCCCAGCGACATTGAGGCATCAGCTTTGCACAGGTAACATGAAAGCTCCTACGACAACTCTTCTCACAGCACCCAAGAGCAGCTCCTTTGATTGCGCAGCAAGAACATTTAATTTTACGACTCCTAGTTAATTCAGCTTCAAGATTAATAGCAATATCATCTTCAAAATAGACATTAGGAGCCCTGCATATATTTTTGAGCATTTATAAGATGTGAGTATCTACAGAAAAGtttgtgtaaaaaaaattgtttcagtCCTAAAATTTATTCGGTTAAACACAAGATTAATCatgtttttggttaattttgtaGAATATCGTTTTTTCCTTTGTACCATTCAGCACAGGTCCTGTGTACATGTATAACCTTGAGTCTTCCATCGTGATCCGCAGCAACAGGCTTGCCATTACAATAGTGGACTATCTCTCCAGAAGCCTGTAATTAGAATTTCAATGGTAACAAATGTCAGCTTTGAATTGTAAAGGTAAATTTTATGTGCAGATAGGGTTTCTAAATTATGAGTCATCTAAAAGGATATAAAGGGAAGGGAGTGAGGAAGACCTCTGATTCTTCTGATGAAAGACAGAAAGCACACTGGATATTACTAGGAACAGCTTCACATCTCTTCAAAACCACATTGTTTGTAAATGAAAGAAGCTTCTGCACTGGTGATTGATCAGTTATAACATTATGATTGTCCTTGCTCTTCTCAGCGGTTTCATTTCCATTTTCGTTAACATTCCCATGACCTTCTCCAATCTCAACAGAAGTATCATCCTTTGAGTTGCCATCAGAAGAAGCTTTCAGCTTTTTCTTACTTTTCAGTTCTCGATCACCTGACTTGGCTTTTCTAGCAAGTTTTCTGGATTTATTCCTGGATTCAGAGGCTTTCTGGTTATCATCTGTGGGAAGATTTGTAGGAGACAACTCAGTAGGAGTATCCTTATTTGCTTGCTTCTGTATTTCTGATACATCCTCAAGCATTGTCTTTTTCATGGAGaccatcttttgtttttttgaccTTACTGGGCGGTCAATCTTGTTCTTGTCATTGACCTCCTTATAGATATTTCCAGCCTTCTTACTGGACAGTTCATCACTGCCAGCATTTTTTCCTATTGAAGTAGGTGATTCAGTTACCCTATTTTCATCACCATTAATTCGACTATCAGCTCTGGTAGAGAGGACATGAACATTTTCAGATGTGGGCTTGGTTACAACAGATGAATGTCCCTTCTTACTCCTTTTGCAAGTCTTAGCTAAAGAACCACCGTTATTCTCACATGCTTGTTCTTCATAAAATACCTCAGATCCCTTTGAAGTGACACTAATATTTGTTCCTGGATCTGTATGGCTTGTAGCACATTTTCTTTTCATGAGATTCCTTGTCTTCCTAACTCGCTTGTCAGATTCATTACTAACAACTTCATGACTAACATCTTTAGTTCCAGCAGTGGGAAGATCTGGCAGAAAATCCATATTTCCAttactttttttgtttcttttagaCCTTGCACTTTTTACAGAAAGTTCATCTGATTTCTTGTTTTGTGAGACTTCTTTTGATTCCTTCTCTTGAACTCTATCGTGTTCATCGTCTGCAACCTGCATTTCAATTTCCTTAGATTTTTTGTGCAAATTTGGAGGACTAGACAATAATAGAATTTGTAGAAGGGAGAATTACATATGAGGTAAAAACGAGCTGATACCTGCATCTCAGGACTTGGGAAGAGTTCAGGAGAGCAAGCTCT carries:
- the LOC103435036 gene encoding protein BREAST CANCER SUSCEPTIBILITY 1 homolog isoform X2, producing METPPAHLEKIGRELKCPICLSLLSSAVSLNCNHLFCNCCIVKSMKSGSNCPVCKVPYRRREVRPAPHMDNLVSIYKSMEDDLGINIFVTQNAPPTKSSDGKHHAEDDFSHGFQDRAQKQKTLRGKRSRKTKANLESSGSISIKPSFPNKKRVQVPQSPLSETPTRHEKLEGDLMADRVKQSSKTLKEKPVLNEKGELVLSPFFWLNDKDVENLSQHSSGDQLSDLPSPNVPTFSDIKDSDDENSVRSLPGEVHSTSSNAADLFDSEMFEWTQRACSPELFPSPEMQVADDEHDRVQEKESKEVSQNKKSDELSVKSARSKRNKKSNGNMDFLPDLPTAGTKDVSHEVVSNESDKRVRKTRNLMKRKCATSHTDPGTNISVTSKGSEVFYEEQACENNGGSLAKTCKRSKKGHSSVVTKPTSENVHVLSTRADSRINGDENRVTESPTSIGKNAGSDELSSKKAGNIYKEVNDKNKIDRPVRSKKQKMVSMKKTMLEDVSEIQKQANKDTPTELSPTNLPTDDNQKASESRNKSRKLARKAKSGDRELKSKKKLKASSDGNSKDDTSVEIGEGHGNVNENGNETAEKSKDNHNVITDQSPVQKLLSFTNNVVLKRCEAVPSNIQCAFCLSSEESEASGEIVHYCNGKPVAADHDGRLKVIHVHRTCAEWAPNVYFEDDIAINLEAELTRSRKIKCSCCAIKGAALGCCEKSCRRSFHVTCAKLMPQCRWDTDNFVMLCPIHASSNLPNESPGSQARRKKNPRKQPNVERPKVAAKQDSNIPPDQKFCGSSKKLILCCSSLTNAERESVSGFERLSGLTVLKNWDSSVTHIIASTDENGACRRTLKVLMGILEGKWILSVEWINACTEAMKLVDEEPYEINVDIYGIRDGPRLGRLRLQNKQPKLFEGFKFYFMGDFIPSYKGYLQDLVIAAGGTILQRKPVPEGPKALSAGSPKCQTFIIYSLELPDQCHCSKKSTIFNTRQADAKALATSTGAKVASNSWVLNSIAACKLQNLSDSK
- the LOC103435036 gene encoding protein BREAST CANCER SUSCEPTIBILITY 1 homolog isoform X1, with the protein product METPPAHLEKIGRELKCPICLSLLSSAVSLNCNHLFCNCCIVKSMKSGSNCPVCKVPYRRREVRPAPHMDNLVSIYKSMEDDLGINIFVTQNAPPTKSSDGKHHAEDDFSHGFQDRAQKQKTLRGKRSRKTKANLESSGSISIKPSFPNKKRVQVPQSPLSETPTRHEKLEGDLMADRVKQSSKTLKEKPVLNEKGELVLSPFFWLNDKDVENLSQHSSGDQLSDLPSPNVPTFSDIKDSDDENSVRSLPGEVHSTSSNAADLFDSEMFEWTQRACSPELFPSPEMQVADDEHDRVQEKESKEVSQNKKSDELSVKSARSKRNKKSNGNMDFLPDLPTAGTKDVSHEVVSNESDKRVRKTRNLMKRKCATSHTDPGTNISVTSKGSEVFYEEQACENNGGSLAKTCKRSKKGHSSVVTKPTSENVHVLSTRADSRINGDENRVTESPTSIGKNAGSDELSSKKAGNIYKEVNDKNKIDRPVRSKKQKMVSMKKTMLEDVSEIQKQANKDTPTELSPTNLPTDDNQKASESRNKSRKLARKAKSGDRELKSKKKLKASSDGNSKDDTSVEIGEGHGNVNENGNETAEKSKDNHNVITDQSPVQKLLSFTNNVVLKRCEAVPSNIQCAFCLSSEESEASGEIVHYCNGKPVAADHDGRLKVIHVHRTCAEWAPNVYFEDDIAINLEAELTRSRKIKCSCCAIKGAALGCCEKSCRRSFHVTCAKLMPQCRWDTDNFVMLCPIHASSNLPNESPGSQARRKKNPRKQPNVERPKVAAKQDSNIPPDQKFCGSSKKLILCCSSLTNAERESVSGFERLSGLTVLKNWDSSVTHIIASTDENGACRRTLKVLMGILEGKWILSVEFRRVDQRCVCPSVCAGINACTEAMKLVDEEPYEINVDIYGIRDGPRLGRLRLQNKQPKLFEGFKFYFMGDFIPSYKGYLQDLVIAAGGTILQRKPVPEGPKALSAGSPKCQTFIIYSLELPDQCHCSKKSTIFNTRQADAKALATSTGAKVASNSWVLNSIAACKLQNLSDSK